One region of Candidatus Bathyarchaeia archaeon genomic DNA includes:
- a CDS encoding PKD domain-containing protein, with amino-acid sequence MVHSTGNETRSRTAIVLLLILVAGLVAGGPLNHLLGGSLPLIHTVSAALGPANNLGIDCALGSSADSPNPFPTPITTKNSDGVIDSGCQWAGDVDGDPAATLDPLTSDSPETLSPQIGGGFIADVIFTNMNTTINGFDITVNYDPHILDFVAFDQTGLTFGGNVGCPISNPSCTLQLASSADRVNGVIRLAQVVLGLHIGPNGDTGNVNSVTFFRLRFDVVGAGYTAIHFGTNIVTLAVGAVTSPDPHYTVDGSFSTQDIFNLLDSQPLAPSTSWFNASWSYSPNPEVPGSPLTFTATASCSYCRGALTYHWDFSSVDSSTYTPKIDRTGSLVTITAPPPLVNRVTLTVTNASATVSVSATRILPLVAKNNLHTLAVGVAGDVGGSWLGGTSSYSGSYGLCPAQSSNDVSVCSKSNLVIPLGTTAQNKTALVSYNYAGLYNSTLTVTDSAPSWVNGPFTASTTFLVNVTGTPMVYSLGITSNTTVAFVNHAVQLTATVAYNSNYPAVLRSTSFRYVFFFGDGSSQIISSGSSASVSHIYLTSARFSVLVRAQETRTTVLSKSRIQENGYTIMAVDAPITADFGTSPTTVQSGQTVTFTATASGGSSTFTYSWAFGDGTSGTGVSVTHTYSNAGTYNVNLTITDSYGGSSVVTHAVTVTAPTGPGTPQAFPLVYVGAGVGGVAVLAALVLLLRRRRRGIPSPL; translated from the coding sequence ATGGTTCATTCTACCGGAAACGAGACCCGTTCAAGAACCGCGATTGTCCTCCTCTTGATCCTAGTGGCCGGACTTGTTGCGGGAGGTCCACTCAACCACCTGTTGGGAGGATCCCTTCCCCTGATCCATACTGTTTCCGCAGCCCTCGGTCCCGCCAATAATCTGGGTATCGATTGTGCGCTAGGCTCATCTGCAGATTCTCCCAATCCCTTTCCGACGCCAATTACCACCAAAAACTCAGATGGAGTAATCGACTCTGGGTGCCAGTGGGCTGGAGACGTTGACGGCGACCCTGCCGCAACCCTCGACCCTCTCACGTCTGATAGCCCTGAAACCCTAAGCCCGCAAATCGGCGGAGGTTTCATCGCCGATGTAATATTCACCAACATGAACACGACAATCAATGGGTTCGACATCACCGTCAACTACGACCCTCACATTCTAGACTTTGTCGCCTTCGACCAGACAGGACTAACGTTCGGTGGGAACGTTGGTTGTCCGATCTCGAATCCGAGTTGCACTCTCCAGCTGGCATCGAGTGCTGATCGCGTCAACGGAGTAATCCGTCTTGCTCAAGTGGTTCTCGGTCTCCATATCGGTCCCAACGGAGATACCGGGAACGTTAACAGCGTCACCTTCTTCAGGCTAAGGTTCGACGTGGTGGGCGCGGGTTACACCGCCATCCACTTCGGAACAAACATCGTAACGCTAGCCGTTGGCGCAGTTACCAGTCCAGATCCTCACTACACTGTAGACGGGTCGTTCAGCACTCAAGACATTTTCAATCTTTTAGACTCTCAACCGCTCGCTCCATCGACCTCTTGGTTTAACGCGTCCTGGTCGTACTCGCCAAACCCAGAAGTTCCCGGTAGTCCTTTGACTTTCACGGCTACAGCCTCATGTTCTTACTGTAGAGGAGCTCTTACTTATCACTGGGACTTTAGCAGTGTCGATTCATCCACATACACTCCAAAGATAGACAGGACTGGCAGCCTCGTTACTATTACCGCGCCTCCTCCCCTCGTCAACAGGGTCACTCTTACAGTCACAAATGCCAGTGCCACTGTTTCCGTTTCTGCTACCCGTATCCTTCCACTTGTTGCAAAGAATAATCTCCACACGTTGGCTGTGGGTGTCGCGGGAGATGTTGGCGGCAGCTGGCTTGGCGGAACATCTTCCTACTCGGGAAGCTATGGACTCTGTCCAGCCCAAAGCTCCAATGATGTATCCGTCTGTTCCAAATCAAACCTAGTAATTCCACTCGGTACTACTGCGCAGAACAAGACAGCGCTCGTCTCATACAATTATGCAGGGTTATACAATTCGACCCTTACTGTCACGGACAGCGCCCCATCCTGGGTTAACGGGCCTTTCACTGCCTCCACGACTTTTCTAGTAAATGTCACAGGAACCCCGATGGTATACTCACTCGGAATAACCTCAAACACAACTGTTGCCTTCGTTAATCATGCAGTTCAATTAACCGCGACTGTAGCCTACAATAGCAATTATCCGGCCGTGTTGCGCTCAACAAGTTTCCGATACGTCTTCTTCTTCGGCGACGGGAGCAGCCAAATTATCTCATCTGGCTCATCCGCATCAGTTTCACACATTTACCTTACCAGCGCAAGATTCAGTGTACTTGTGCGAGCTCAGGAGACAAGGACCACAGTATTGTCAAAATCCAGGATTCAGGAGAATGGTTACACAATAATGGCTGTTGATGCCCCGATTACAGCCGACTTTGGTACTAGCCCCACGACGGTCCAGTCTGGACAGACTGTCACTTTCACCGCCACCGCTTCCGGTGGAAGCTCCACGTTCACATATTCTTGGGCCTTCGGCGACGGAACGAGCGGTACGGGCGTATCGGTGACTCATACCTATTCCAATGCGGGAACCTACAACGTGAACCTGACGATCACCGACTCCTATGGAGGAAGCTCAGTCGTTACTCATGCCGTAACCGTAACAGCGCCGACTGGACCAGGTACTCCTCAAGCCTTCCCATTGGTCTACGTCGGTGCTGGAGTCGGCGGAGTAGCGGTACTTGCCGCGCTGGTCCTGCTTCTCAGACGGAGAAGAAGGGGCATACCTTCACCTCTCTAG
- a CDS encoding ABC transporter substrate-binding protein: MSRQASATLVGLLTLAFLMSMPTYVQVHGVTQNPTQKTSWSPFGPSTPNLIIHDYSDFTTMFSAFNNGLIDITDWPIQAPDLSKFCNNADIWCSAQDPEFGIFQLDINNHAPFLGKALQTARPALTGSVTSVLSGTSSACSNGNGQLTLSVVNIENNTQTFKDSLNSITISNQPSGTPSTSTNDLGGSTPTGSYKFQCILAGVYQISGTMITGNATSGTHLGCGAAAGCTIVVPAGSGTQGGTVSATWNVVWNSPSTLTPSALFPNVMKAIAHLVDKPEFVQHDSILNGGATCDDTFLAPAHLIQGSPCVAPSAGQPGSPFPASVLTKECNSLALDAVITACNPISAYNLVDDNTGSGSIWWGVPGRSAIGGVAAGYSGPADIDAACQYLVAAGFPLSGGTTNTCAALGQASVGTTQPTSYPHFTAPPGTHFVVLLRTDPPRAHFGQIIADSINMLFGTPNDSGTCPATCTQTSTGTATVLYFNQGSALQPTAAYSSIGAAVSVVFGDGGAGKADGWNLYTGGFSLGSTPDFLFSNYHSEFGSNDCGGSFNNFPANYVFHCDPGFDAMTNAGEFQAISSPTLTSAGAIFQDAALRAYNLPIGIAMYSRIQQFAALNGWNWQQTGNGLGSSLVVQKGHGTQTGFWSLLNARQVPGYTPTSSVYAPGGGNPNLIRRGFSQDPDTLNPYQALTVWDFEIIGQVFDTMLQVNPETGGANQQVVDWMTTSHSASFNSNELGCIPPPSVSTPMCAKGIVTQTWHLRDDIFFQDNTPVTAGDVVYSILTTRDDPSANAFSSAAFVTNAIALDAKTVQVKLQSNSPYYEINIGSIPIIPQHLWGSVCGRISPVSTPGGVVSAVTNGPASSCADPSFDPLTCTGSFGAVAACGTTFADGSIQGIFTGSGPYVCNNVDSGKLAFGKAGGSCAQSGAGTIIGGGQFTVDSRVLLQANFNYMRGVRGGQANSLQKQSWADVNDDGVVNILDASNAAFFFDKANSYWAHPEYACSPTATIVDICVMSALSVYFDQGLTAPFGGANVNPSTQLSVLDPQIDPYSLQLSGTATCLYYQKTTTVQTLFEVLTCGNSGGVALPAGHTITSKAFPVASSGILGTPVAGTVVVGAGGSGVSTWSPSLTSGSQYEIIFYDNGVQIGRFYATS; the protein is encoded by the coding sequence TTGAGTAGACAAGCGTCCGCTACTCTCGTAGGTCTACTTACACTCGCATTTCTAATGTCGATGCCGACTTACGTTCAAGTTCATGGGGTAACCCAAAACCCAACGCAGAAAACCTCCTGGTCTCCATTCGGACCATCAACACCGAACCTCATCATACATGATTATTCTGACTTCACCACGATGTTTAGCGCTTTCAACAATGGCCTGATTGATATCACCGACTGGCCTATTCAGGCTCCAGATCTTTCAAAGTTCTGCAATAATGCAGACATATGGTGTAGCGCTCAAGACCCTGAATTCGGCATATTCCAGCTAGACATCAACAACCACGCCCCGTTCCTAGGAAAAGCCTTGCAGACGGCAAGGCCGGCACTCACCGGTTCCGTGACAAGCGTTCTCTCGGGAACTTCGAGCGCTTGTTCGAACGGAAACGGACAGCTCACCCTGAGCGTTGTCAACATCGAGAACAACACCCAGACATTCAAGGACTCACTGAACTCTATCACAATCAGCAACCAGCCGAGTGGCACCCCCAGCACCTCCACAAACGATCTAGGCGGGTCAACCCCGACTGGCTCATACAAGTTCCAATGCATTCTAGCAGGTGTCTACCAGATCTCGGGAACAATGATTACCGGTAATGCCACAAGTGGGACACATCTTGGTTGTGGCGCGGCGGCTGGCTGCACGATAGTGGTTCCCGCCGGCAGCGGCACCCAAGGAGGAACAGTTTCTGCAACATGGAACGTTGTCTGGAACAGTCCTAGCACTCTAACGCCATCTGCGCTGTTTCCGAATGTCATGAAAGCTATTGCTCATCTAGTTGACAAGCCAGAGTTCGTCCAGCATGATTCTATTCTCAACGGAGGAGCAACATGCGACGACACATTTCTGGCTCCCGCACATCTCATACAGGGTTCGCCTTGCGTTGCCCCATCAGCTGGCCAACCCGGCTCGCCGTTTCCGGCCTCGGTGCTTACGAAAGAGTGCAACAGTCTTGCTTTGGACGCGGTAATCACCGCGTGCAATCCAATCTCGGCGTACAATCTGGTCGATGACAACACCGGTAGCGGATCGATATGGTGGGGCGTACCTGGGCGGAGCGCGATAGGAGGCGTCGCAGCGGGATATTCCGGTCCCGCCGATATTGACGCGGCGTGCCAATACCTCGTAGCAGCAGGCTTCCCATTATCAGGTGGGACAACCAACACTTGTGCTGCCCTCGGTCAGGCATCTGTTGGGACAACTCAACCGACATCATACCCCCACTTTACCGCCCCACCCGGGACCCATTTCGTCGTATTGCTTCGAACTGACCCGCCGAGAGCCCATTTTGGCCAGATAATTGCTGACAGCATCAACATGCTCTTTGGAACACCGAACGATTCAGGCACTTGCCCAGCAACATGCACTCAGACCTCTACCGGCACTGCGACAGTACTCTACTTCAACCAAGGGTCCGCATTGCAGCCAACAGCCGCATACAGCTCGATCGGAGCGGCTGTCAGTGTTGTTTTCGGAGATGGTGGAGCAGGCAAGGCTGATGGCTGGAATCTGTATACGGGCGGCTTCTCTCTGGGCTCAACACCCGATTTTCTCTTTTCAAACTACCATAGCGAGTTCGGATCAAACGATTGCGGTGGCTCATTCAACAACTTTCCAGCAAACTACGTCTTCCACTGCGACCCTGGATTTGACGCGATGACCAATGCCGGAGAATTCCAAGCGATTTCAAGCCCGACGCTTACATCTGCCGGCGCGATCTTCCAGGACGCAGCACTGAGAGCCTACAATCTCCCAATCGGCATCGCGATGTACAGTCGCATCCAACAGTTCGCTGCGTTGAACGGCTGGAACTGGCAGCAGACAGGCAACGGACTCGGCTCCAGTCTCGTCGTCCAGAAGGGTCATGGCACTCAGACTGGTTTCTGGTCGTTGCTGAACGCACGCCAGGTTCCAGGCTATACTCCGACAAGCTCAGTATACGCCCCGGGTGGAGGTAATCCGAACCTGATACGCCGCGGTTTCTCACAAGACCCTGACACGCTGAATCCGTATCAAGCTCTGACCGTCTGGGACTTCGAGATCATTGGCCAAGTCTTCGACACGATGTTGCAGGTCAATCCGGAAACGGGCGGTGCGAACCAACAGGTCGTCGACTGGATGACTACAAGCCACTCTGCAAGCTTCAACTCAAACGAGCTGGGCTGTATTCCTCCGCCCAGTGTATCGACTCCGATGTGTGCCAAGGGAATCGTCACCCAGACTTGGCATTTGCGTGATGACATCTTCTTCCAAGACAACACACCAGTAACGGCCGGGGACGTTGTCTACTCGATCCTAACCACGAGGGACGATCCTTCCGCGAACGCGTTCAGTAGCGCGGCATTCGTGACCAACGCGATCGCCCTTGACGCGAAGACAGTTCAAGTCAAACTACAGTCCAACAGTCCCTACTACGAAATTAACATCGGAAGCATACCCATTATTCCTCAGCATCTTTGGGGATCCGTTTGCGGAAGAATCTCTCCAGTATCAACTCCAGGAGGAGTTGTGAGTGCAGTAACCAACGGTCCTGCCTCGTCATGTGCTGATCCATCATTTGATCCCTTAACATGCACTGGCTCGTTCGGAGCCGTTGCCGCCTGCGGCACGACATTCGCTGATGGTAGCATTCAGGGCATATTCACTGGTAGTGGTCCTTACGTCTGCAACAATGTTGACAGCGGCAAGCTAGCTTTCGGAAAGGCTGGCGGTTCATGCGCCCAGAGCGGCGCTGGCACCATAATTGGCGGAGGCCAATTCACGGTTGACAGCAGAGTTCTGCTCCAGGCCAACTTCAACTACATGCGAGGAGTCCGGGGCGGGCAAGCAAACAGCCTGCAGAAGCAAAGCTGGGCGGACGTCAACGACGACGGCGTTGTCAACATTTTAGACGCGAGCAACGCTGCTTTCTTCTTCGACAAGGCCAATAGCTACTGGGCCCACCCGGAATACGCGTGCAGCCCAACGGCTACCATTGTTGACATTTGCGTCATGTCAGCACTTTCCGTTTACTTTGATCAGGGTTTGACGGCTCCATTCGGAGGCGCAAACGTCAATCCGTCCACACAGCTCAGCGTCCTTGACCCGCAGATAGACCCCTACTCTTTGCAACTGTCAGGGACCGCCACATGTCTCTATTATCAGAAAACGACCACGGTTCAGACTCTGTTCGAGGTGTTAACCTGTGGTAATTCAGGGGGAGTTGCGCTTCCGGCTGGTCACACGATCACTTCGAAAGCATTTCCCGTCGCTTCATCCGGGATATTAGGGACTCCAGTCGCTGGAACAGTTGTGGTCGGAGCAGGTGGAAGCGGGGTGTCAACATGGAGCCCCAGTCTCACCAGCGGTTCACAGTACGAAATCATCTTCTACGATAATGGCGTCCAAATTGGCCGGTTCTATGCCACCTCGTAA
- a CDS encoding cohesin domain-containing protein, whose translation MNKLLSSIMLATLTVLTTIPFSMAPAAAFSGALISMDQPLYSGVVGSTFQVTISLTNQPMLVGYDYSLLYNNAVLSCIAYDDHSGSTLIGPFVASGQAFQFVSSCNDGFGTARSAFSLLGGISTNVFSSTLAVITFKVIADGNSDLVIAHDLLVCATGGSTGPCAPHTSINSVFFIAPTVNLVAPNAQPTASPVRHLRKGQFTVDYTGFIQLSPSNPRAGYGAVLLTATDPHGGQLFAQSNVVFMFPGNSTTVSATIDFSSMPTIGTWSITATALECASLTVCVPGASGPGLFFKVKS comes from the coding sequence ATGAATAAACTACTATCCTCAATCATGCTAGCCACGCTAACAGTGCTCACAACAATCCCATTCTCAATGGCACCAGCCGCAGCCTTCTCAGGCGCACTCATCTCAATGGACCAACCACTATACTCAGGCGTCGTCGGAAGCACCTTTCAAGTAACCATCAGCCTCACCAACCAGCCAATGCTTGTCGGCTACGACTACTCACTGCTGTACAACAACGCAGTCCTCAGTTGCATCGCATACGACGACCACTCGGGCAGCACCCTTATCGGACCATTCGTTGCCTCAGGACAAGCATTCCAGTTCGTCTCAAGCTGCAACGACGGATTCGGCACAGCACGCTCCGCATTCTCTCTTCTGGGAGGAATAAGCACCAACGTCTTCTCATCAACCCTCGCCGTCATAACCTTCAAGGTTATCGCCGACGGCAACTCTGACCTCGTCATCGCACACGACCTGCTCGTCTGCGCCACTGGCGGATCAACAGGCCCATGCGCCCCACACACGAGCATCAACTCGGTCTTCTTCATTGCACCCACCGTCAACCTCGTAGCGCCCAACGCCCAGCCAACAGCGAGCCCAGTCCGACACCTACGCAAAGGCCAATTCACCGTCGACTACACCGGCTTCATCCAGCTATCGCCATCTAACCCACGTGCCGGCTATGGAGCAGTACTCCTGACCGCGACCGACCCGCACGGCGGCCAGCTTTTCGCTCAATCGAACGTCGTCTTCATGTTCCCCGGCAACTCGACCACCGTCAGCGCAACCATAGACTTCTCCTCAATGCCAACCATTGGAACCTGGAGCATCACCGCAACTGCACTTGAATGTGCAAGCCTAACGGTATGCGTTCCTGGCGCCTCCGGCCCTGGATTGTTCTTCAAAGTCAAGAGCTAG
- a CDS encoding dockerin type I domain-containing protein, with product MTTRQGQLIRALLLVSLTLLGVSSLINLENAHAIGFAAPTRVSMGTTLSLDPKIRILDSSPPIGTALKVDSRIRFVDTNNNGHWDSGETVIYDANNDTLYNFGDSIIAGTPPAYSTPLKSDSHLKFVDTNLDNVWDQGEPVVYDANNNGLYDAGELVVGGLPVAPTSALKTDAKLKFFDTNGNGVWSLGKPVAYDVNNDGLYSASLDPKIKFVDTPPASTPNAPGTWASGKTVIYDADNSGTYTTGDIVISGTAPALGTNLSVDSKIRFVDSNRTGSWTSGDAVVYDANNDNIFETGEPVIANGAPAPQTQLANDPKIRYVDTNNNNHWVPGDSVTYDSNFNGSYSASIDPRLRFWDANSNGHWDPGETVIYDRNNNGIYIGPGSTHNLFVDRVIVGPAPPNGTIIAFDPIMRFVDTFLTGGWSTGETIIYESDNNNVYDAADVIVFGTAPAVGTLLREPVIAGPVPAIGTVLKTDPNLRYVDSDTNNVWDLGEAVVYDSNSNHVYDAGEPVVLGIPPLPGTLLSEPVIAGTQLTIGTVLKSDPKIKFVDLNGNGVWDQGEPVVYDSNSNGMYDQGESVIAGGIAGDGHWDPGETVAYDVNNDKIYETGETVIVGNAPRNATALVSDSLVKFADLNGNGLWDPGEIIAYDLNNSNVYDPGDPVIYGTTPSSVSVGSPSVALDPLGRVWLAWSEVPLGVVKNHIIYFKVWNGTAWTNKQQVSNDAGADNYDSVSPLANGTMMIVWSSNKTGHPNLYYRLYSDTIASPSPTTPAIQMTTTSLSDASPSVAVDRYGRIWVVWSRQTGVGCAPVCSSIYYKYFDGLAWSADFPVPGASNPALSQVTPSAIIAKDGSIRIVWSSNDTGATNLYSTSTDATIPALPSTGITSSSWTARQLLFADTNDDGSPSMVQARDGTLYVFFSVSTISGNNIDYTTFAPNATSWTGPLALTSATTDALPTAAQMSDQKLWIFFTRQNSTSGAIDLWKTTSDPIAGIHDVGITIVSVSTRLIRSGYPFNITVGVKNYGDFAESTAVTLKMNTTTFTKPLSLTPGSTQQVIFQPSLIWGRYVMNATLQSVPGESAINKGDNFLSMGIMRISPPGDVTGDGTVDILDASALAVSFDSMIGSPLYNPYADFDHDGHVDIVDASLLAFNFGKTVL from the coding sequence TTGACCACCCGCCAAGGACAACTCATCAGAGCCCTCCTCCTGGTGTCACTGACCCTCCTTGGCGTCTCAAGCCTCATCAATCTCGAGAATGCTCACGCTATCGGGTTCGCAGCCCCCACGCGAGTCTCAATGGGCACAACGCTTTCCCTCGATCCCAAGATACGAATTCTCGATAGCTCTCCCCCGATTGGAACAGCGCTTAAGGTCGACTCTAGAATCCGGTTCGTGGACACAAACAACAATGGACACTGGGACAGCGGAGAGACCGTAATCTACGATGCGAACAATGATACCCTCTACAACTTCGGCGACAGCATCATAGCCGGAACACCCCCCGCCTATTCCACACCATTAAAATCCGATAGCCACCTGAAGTTTGTTGACACGAACCTCGACAACGTATGGGATCAAGGCGAACCAGTTGTCTACGACGCAAACAACAACGGACTCTACGACGCGGGCGAGCTTGTGGTCGGAGGCCTACCTGTTGCCCCAACTAGTGCTCTGAAGACCGACGCGAAGTTAAAATTCTTCGATACGAACGGAAACGGAGTCTGGTCACTGGGCAAACCGGTAGCCTACGATGTGAACAATGATGGACTGTACAGCGCATCCCTCGATCCAAAAATCAAGTTTGTCGACACTCCACCCGCCAGCACTCCAAACGCGCCCGGAACATGGGCGTCAGGAAAGACCGTGATCTACGACGCTGACAACAGCGGAACATACACGACCGGAGACATTGTCATATCAGGCACAGCACCCGCCTTAGGCACAAACCTGAGCGTAGATTCCAAGATCAGATTCGTCGACTCCAACAGAACAGGCTCATGGACCAGCGGAGACGCAGTCGTCTACGACGCCAACAACGACAACATCTTCGAAACCGGAGAACCGGTCATAGCGAACGGCGCTCCCGCCCCCCAGACACAGCTCGCAAACGATCCAAAGATACGATATGTTGACACCAATAACAACAATCACTGGGTCCCGGGAGACAGCGTCACGTACGACAGCAACTTCAACGGCAGCTACAGTGCCTCAATCGATCCCCGCTTAAGGTTCTGGGATGCAAACAGTAACGGTCACTGGGACCCCGGCGAGACAGTAATCTACGACCGGAATAACAACGGGATCTACATCGGCCCCGGTAGTACTCACAATTTGTTCGTCGACAGAGTTATCGTCGGACCCGCTCCGCCCAACGGAACCATCATCGCCTTCGATCCCATCATGAGGTTCGTCGACACATTCCTAACAGGCGGCTGGTCCACAGGCGAGACCATCATCTACGAGTCCGACAACAACAACGTCTACGATGCTGCCGACGTAATCGTATTCGGAACCGCGCCCGCAGTCGGAACGCTGCTCCGAGAGCCAGTAATTGCGGGGCCAGTGCCGGCTATTGGGACCGTTCTGAAGACTGACCCGAACCTCCGATATGTCGACTCCGACACAAACAACGTTTGGGATTTGGGCGAAGCGGTCGTCTATGATAGCAACAGTAACCACGTGTACGATGCTGGCGAGCCGGTCGTCCTTGGCATACCTCCGCTGCCTGGAACCCTGCTGAGCGAGCCCGTTATTGCGGGGACTCAACTAACAATCGGCACCGTTCTCAAGTCCGATCCGAAGATAAAATTCGTCGATCTCAACGGGAACGGCGTCTGGGACCAAGGTGAACCTGTGGTCTACGACTCTAACAGCAACGGAATGTATGACCAGGGAGAATCGGTAATCGCCGGAGGAATCGCAGGGGACGGCCATTGGGATCCGGGCGAAACAGTTGCGTATGACGTCAACAATGACAAGATCTACGAAACAGGCGAGACCGTCATAGTTGGCAACGCCCCCCGAAATGCAACCGCCCTAGTAAGTGATTCCCTAGTCAAGTTCGCAGACCTCAACGGCAATGGCCTGTGGGATCCTGGAGAGATAATCGCATACGATCTCAACAACAGCAACGTCTACGACCCGGGAGACCCGGTAATCTACGGAACAACGCCGTCATCGGTGAGCGTTGGGAGCCCATCTGTCGCCCTGGACCCTCTCGGCAGGGTCTGGCTGGCATGGAGCGAGGTCCCCTTAGGAGTAGTGAAAAACCACATCATCTACTTCAAAGTATGGAACGGAACTGCCTGGACTAACAAGCAACAGGTGAGCAATGATGCCGGCGCCGATAACTACGACTCAGTGAGTCCTCTAGCAAACGGCACGATGATGATAGTCTGGTCGTCCAACAAGACCGGCCACCCGAACCTATACTACAGATTATACTCAGATACGATCGCAAGCCCATCCCCCACCACTCCGGCTATCCAGATGACAACGACATCGCTAAGTGATGCCTCTCCATCTGTTGCGGTCGATAGGTACGGCAGGATCTGGGTAGTGTGGTCTCGCCAGACAGGCGTTGGTTGTGCCCCAGTCTGCAGCAGTATCTACTACAAGTATTTCGACGGGCTCGCTTGGTCGGCAGATTTTCCGGTCCCAGGGGCTTCAAACCCGGCCCTGAGCCAGGTGACACCTTCCGCAATCATTGCAAAGGACGGTAGCATAAGGATCGTCTGGTCCTCCAACGATACTGGCGCCACTAACTTGTACTCGACGAGCACCGATGCTACCATTCCAGCGCTCCCGTCTACTGGGATTACCTCGAGTTCATGGACCGCCAGACAACTGCTCTTCGCGGACACTAACGACGATGGCTCACCCTCTATGGTTCAAGCTAGAGACGGCACCCTCTACGTCTTCTTCTCAGTAAGTACGATCAGCGGGAACAATATTGACTACACAACCTTTGCTCCGAACGCAACCTCTTGGACGGGACCTCTTGCCCTGACCTCAGCCACCACTGACGCTCTTCCCACCGCTGCTCAGATGTCCGATCAGAAGCTATGGATATTCTTCACCAGACAAAACTCTACGAGCGGCGCCATAGATCTTTGGAAGACAACCTCGGACCCGATTGCCGGGATTCATGACGTCGGAATAACGATTGTTTCCGTTTCCACTCGTCTCATCAGATCCGGTTATCCGTTCAACATAACTGTCGGAGTCAAGAACTACGGCGACTTTGCTGAATCAACCGCTGTGACATTGAAGATGAACACAACAACATTCACTAAACCTCTGAGCCTAACACCCGGCAGCACACAGCAAGTCATCTTCCAGCCCTCGCTGATTTGGGGACGATACGTCATGAACGCGACACTTCAATCCGTCCCTGGCGAGAGCGCTATCAACAAAGGCGACAACTTTCTGTCAATGGGGATCATGCGGATCTCGCCTCCCGGCGATGTTACGGGCGACGGTACTGTTGACATTCTTGACGCTTCCGCCCTCGCAGTATCCTTTGACTCGATGATCGGATCTCCACTCTACAATCCGTACGCCGACTTTGATCACGATGGGCATGTAGACATTGTTGACGCGTCCCTACTGGCCTTCAACTTCGGCAAAACCGTACTCTGA